In Kitasatospora gansuensis, a genomic segment contains:
- a CDS encoding DUF3159 domain-containing protein, with amino-acid sequence MTNLPGGDPAAQLDLAKPVPPALTAEEERAGREAASKEAADTVLKAFGGVRGMIDMTLPGLVFIITFNITHEVAPAAWAALGLSLLFVVVRLFRRETVQHAFSGVFGVALGAWISMKTGKAENFYLPGLLWNVGYCVGLAVSALVRWPLIGVMLGPITGEMFTWRKQNPGRLAAYTKATWAWVVIMGIKPVILFPLYFTGNVNLLGWLKVALGIPPLLLAMYVTWQILLKAPPPIKAELEDEEPK; translated from the coding sequence GTGACCAACCTGCCCGGCGGCGACCCCGCCGCCCAGCTCGACCTGGCCAAGCCCGTCCCCCCCGCCCTGACGGCGGAGGAGGAGCGGGCCGGTCGCGAGGCTGCCTCCAAGGAGGCGGCCGACACGGTGCTGAAGGCCTTCGGCGGTGTCCGGGGCATGATCGACATGACCCTGCCCGGTCTGGTCTTCATCATCACCTTCAACATCACCCACGAGGTGGCCCCAGCCGCCTGGGCAGCGCTCGGGCTGAGCCTGCTGTTCGTGGTGGTCCGGCTGTTCCGCCGGGAGACCGTCCAGCACGCCTTCAGCGGCGTGTTCGGGGTCGCGCTCGGCGCCTGGATCTCGATGAAGACCGGCAAGGCGGAGAACTTCTACCTGCCCGGCTTGCTCTGGAACGTCGGCTACTGCGTCGGCCTGGCCGTCTCCGCGCTGGTCCGCTGGCCGCTGATCGGCGTGATGCTCGGCCCGATCACCGGTGAGATGTTCACCTGGCGCAAGCAGAACCCGGGCCGGCTGGCCGCGTACACCAAGGCCACCTGGGCCTGGGTGGTGATCATGGGCATCAAGCCGGTGATCCTCTTCCCGCTCTACTTCACCGGGAACGTCAACCTGCTCGGCTGGCTCAAGGTCGCGCTGGGCATCCCGCCGCTGCTGCTGGCGATGTACGTGACCTGGCAGATCCTGCTCAAGGCGCCGCCGCCGATCAAGGCGGAGCTCGAGGACGAAGAGCCCAAGTAA
- a CDS encoding class I SAM-dependent RNA methyltransferase has product MKTERSTKAPSTPRVPAGDPLVGERYEVEVGAVAHGGGHCVARHEGRVLFVRHALPGEKAIVQVTEGTTKSRFLRADAVEILEPAKDRIAAPCPFSGPGKCGGCDWQHVTPGGQRKLKVAVLTEQLAKLGGLTPAEAGWDGTVEPVGGKLPAGEVPAWRTRIQYAVDPATGKVGLRRHRSHELEPVDRCLIAAEGVTELGVEARTWPGISSIDVIAAAGSSDRQVIITPTPGSQLPIVELDKPVSISRVDEQDLIHKVHGRSFVRERAAGRTWRVSNGGFWQIHPEAPDTLVGAVLDGLDPQWGESALDLYCGVGLFAGALADRVGEEGAVLGIESSKQAVVDARHNLATLDNVRIEHDRVETLLPRTGITSTDLIVLDPPRAGAGRETVAHLAGLSARRIAYVACDPAALARDLAFFREGGYQPVSLRAFDLFPMTHHFECVAILEPIGE; this is encoded by the coding sequence GTGAAGACCGAGCGTTCGACCAAGGCACCGTCCACCCCCCGGGTGCCGGCCGGTGACCCGCTGGTCGGCGAGCGCTACGAGGTCGAGGTCGGCGCGGTCGCGCACGGCGGCGGCCACTGCGTCGCGCGGCACGAGGGCCGGGTGCTCTTCGTCCGGCACGCGCTGCCCGGCGAGAAGGCGATCGTCCAGGTCACCGAGGGCACCACCAAATCCCGCTTCCTGCGCGCCGACGCGGTGGAGATCCTGGAGCCCGCCAAGGACCGGATCGCCGCCCCCTGCCCGTTCTCCGGCCCCGGCAAGTGCGGCGGCTGCGACTGGCAGCACGTCACCCCCGGCGGCCAGCGCAAGCTCAAGGTCGCGGTGCTCACCGAGCAGCTCGCCAAGCTGGGCGGTCTGACCCCCGCCGAGGCCGGCTGGGACGGCACCGTCGAACCGGTCGGCGGCAAGCTCCCGGCCGGCGAGGTCCCGGCCTGGCGCACCCGGATCCAGTACGCGGTGGACCCGGCGACCGGCAAGGTCGGCCTGCGCCGGCACCGCTCGCACGAGCTGGAGCCCGTCGACCGCTGCCTGATCGCCGCCGAGGGTGTCACCGAGCTCGGCGTCGAGGCCAGGACCTGGCCCGGCATCAGCTCGATCGACGTGATCGCCGCGGCCGGCTCCTCCGACCGTCAGGTGATCATCACCCCGACGCCCGGCTCCCAGCTCCCGATCGTCGAGCTCGACAAGCCGGTCTCGATCTCCCGGGTCGACGAGCAGGACCTGATCCACAAGGTGCACGGCCGCTCCTTCGTCCGTGAGCGGGCTGCGGGCCGCACCTGGCGGGTCTCCAACGGCGGCTTCTGGCAGATCCACCCGGAGGCCCCCGACACCCTGGTCGGCGCCGTCCTGGACGGCCTCGACCCGCAGTGGGGCGAGAGCGCGCTCGACCTCTACTGCGGCGTGGGCCTGTTCGCCGGCGCGCTGGCCGACCGGGTCGGCGAGGAGGGCGCCGTCCTCGGCATCGAGTCCAGCAAGCAGGCCGTCGTCGACGCCCGCCACAACCTGGCCACCCTCGACAACGTCCGGATCGAGCACGACCGGGTGGAGACCCTGCTGCCCCGCACCGGCATCACCTCCACCGACCTGATCGTCCTCGACCCGCCCCGCGCGGGCGCCGGCCGCGAAACCGTCGCCCACCTGGCCGGCCTCTCCGCCCGCCGGATCGCCTACGTCGCCTGCGACCCCGCCGCCCTCGCCCGCGACCTCGCCTTCTTCCGCGAGGGCGGCTACCAGCCGGTCTCGCTCCGGGCGTTCGACCTCTTCCCGATGACCCACCACTTCGAGTGCGTGGCCATCCTGGAGCCGATCGGCGAATAG
- a CDS encoding toxin-antitoxin system HicB family antitoxin encodes MAKKQLNVRVDATTAEIARERAEQQGISMNQYIERLVQQDMGEAGRLFVDTAAQFMKEYETAFLAEFERGAELQDVRR; translated from the coding sequence ATGGCCAAAAAGCAGCTGAACGTCAGGGTGGATGCCACGACCGCCGAAATCGCCCGGGAGCGGGCCGAGCAGCAGGGGATCAGCATGAACCAGTACATCGAACGGCTCGTACAGCAGGACATGGGTGAGGCCGGGCGACTGTTCGTCGACACCGCCGCGCAGTTCATGAAGGAGTACGAGACCGCCTTCCTCGCCGAGTTCGAGCGCGGCGCCGAGCTTCAGGACGTGCGCCGTTGA
- a CDS encoding transcriptional regulator has translation MLKFASPPNAAENAEFVARRLKEAVDGDGPRETVTVEWNGRPLHVGVIDVPLRILYYNPATHRIRAQMSHDPVLAEGLATQPWADESQQYLHRLLVGKPASPDETDPEFEALRASLETVDQQEPGLITHEGILVNGNTRAAALRNLNRPSIRVGVLPQSFTWDDINAVELALQLRPDKRRDYSYINRLLAMEEQELSGRAAVDIARSFHIQLKTFRQERWILGVIQEMITRSRTPEGVQLSLADFEGHQENLKELHRNYVKAEATSREMAEQIKENRMAAIVLDFAKTRTRLISDGFQGDYLDKVLPESFSQNGARPDAAPIAIAGLSVSVAAPSGFVVQARSVTDRILQAKAAESARHLPVEIREAARQEVVTARKAMRRALDAADRDDRLKRVQQTTAERLDDATAAIDQSVHDLAQALASGSLDQDGFDKALLRMRSSLVKLARQASRGVSRSGDGMTWLIRASEDQT, from the coding sequence ATGCTGAAGTTCGCGTCCCCGCCGAACGCGGCTGAGAACGCCGAGTTCGTAGCACGGCGGCTCAAGGAGGCTGTCGATGGCGACGGGCCGAGGGAGACGGTCACGGTTGAGTGGAATGGCCGTCCGCTTCATGTCGGAGTGATTGACGTACCGCTGCGGATCCTCTACTACAATCCCGCCACTCACCGGATCCGGGCGCAGATGTCCCATGACCCGGTGCTTGCCGAGGGTCTGGCGACTCAGCCATGGGCTGATGAAAGCCAGCAGTACCTGCACCGCCTGCTGGTCGGCAAGCCGGCCAGTCCGGACGAAACAGATCCTGAGTTCGAAGCACTGCGGGCCAGTCTGGAGACGGTGGATCAGCAGGAGCCGGGGCTTATCACCCACGAGGGCATCCTGGTGAACGGCAACACCCGTGCTGCCGCCCTGAGAAACCTGAACAGGCCGTCGATCCGGGTTGGTGTCCTGCCGCAGTCATTCACCTGGGACGACATCAATGCTGTCGAGCTGGCGCTGCAGCTTCGACCGGACAAGAGGCGCGATTACTCCTATATCAACCGCCTCCTGGCAATGGAGGAGCAGGAGCTGAGCGGAAGGGCCGCGGTCGATATTGCCCGCTCCTTCCATATCCAGCTCAAGACGTTCAGGCAAGAGCGTTGGATCCTCGGGGTGATCCAGGAGATGATCACGCGCAGTCGGACGCCTGAGGGAGTTCAGCTGAGTCTCGCCGACTTTGAGGGTCACCAGGAGAACCTCAAGGAGCTGCACCGGAACTACGTCAAGGCAGAGGCCACCAGCCGGGAGATGGCCGAGCAGATCAAGGAGAACAGGATGGCTGCCATCGTTCTCGACTTCGCGAAGACAAGGACCCGGCTGATCAGTGACGGCTTTCAGGGGGACTACCTGGACAAGGTGCTCCCCGAGAGCTTCTCTCAGAATGGCGCTCGCCCGGACGCTGCGCCTATCGCGATCGCGGGTCTGAGCGTCTCAGTGGCGGCTCCTTCCGGATTTGTGGTGCAGGCCCGGAGCGTCACGGACCGCATCCTGCAGGCCAAGGCCGCAGAGTCGGCCCGCCACCTGCCAGTCGAGATCCGCGAAGCCGCTCGCCAGGAGGTGGTGACCGCCCGGAAGGCCATGCGGCGTGCTCTGGACGCGGCAGACCGGGACGACCGGCTCAAGCGGGTGCAGCAGACCACGGCGGAAAGGCTCGACGATGCGACGGCGGCTATCGATCAGAGCGTCCACGACCTGGCACAGGCGCTGGCGAGCGGCAGCCTGGACCAGGACGGGTTCGACAAGGCGTTGTTGCGGATGAGGTCCAGTCTGGTCAAGCTGGCACGGCAGGCCAGCCGCGGTGTCTCCCGGTCGGGTGACGGCATGACGTGGCTGATCCGGGCCAGCGAGGACCAGACGTGA
- a CDS encoding response regulator, giving the protein MTRVLVVDDEPQIVRALVINLKARKYEVDAAHDGTSALELAAARHPDVVLLDLGLPDLDGVEVIRGLRGWTRVPIIVLSARHSSDEKVEALDAGADDYVTKPFGMDELLARMRAAIRRAEPVVGEDESTVVTEGFTVDLAAKKVNRDGTDVRLTPTEWHLLEVLVRNAGRLVSQTQLLQEVWGPAYRTETNYLRVYLAQLRRKLEADPSRPRHFITEPGMGYRFEP; this is encoded by the coding sequence ATGACCCGGGTCCTCGTCGTGGACGACGAACCGCAGATCGTCCGCGCCCTGGTGATCAACCTCAAGGCCCGGAAGTACGAGGTGGACGCCGCCCATGACGGCACGTCGGCCCTGGAACTGGCCGCCGCCCGGCACCCCGACGTGGTGCTGCTCGACCTCGGCCTGCCCGACCTGGACGGCGTCGAGGTGATCCGCGGCCTGCGCGGCTGGACCAGGGTGCCGATCATCGTGCTGTCCGCCCGGCACAGCTCGGACGAGAAGGTCGAGGCGCTGGACGCCGGGGCCGACGACTACGTCACCAAGCCGTTCGGCATGGACGAACTGCTGGCCCGGATGCGGGCCGCGATCCGCCGGGCCGAACCGGTGGTCGGCGAGGACGAGTCGACCGTGGTCACCGAGGGCTTCACGGTCGACCTGGCCGCCAAGAAGGTCAACCGGGACGGCACCGACGTCCGCCTCACCCCGACCGAGTGGCACCTGCTGGAGGTGCTGGTCCGCAACGCGGGCCGGCTGGTCAGCCAGACCCAGCTGCTCCAGGAGGTCTGGGGCCCGGCCTACCGCACCGAGACCAACTACCTGCGGGTCTACCTGGCCCAGCTGCGCCGCAAGCTGGAGGCGGACCCGAGCCGGCCCAGGCACTTCATCACCGAACCCGGCATGGGCTACCGCTTCGAACCCTGA
- a CDS encoding potassium channel family protein encodes MRVAIAGAGAVGRSIAGELLENGHDVLLIDKNPNSISVERVPMAEWLLADACEITSLDEAALQRCHVVIAATGDDKVNLVVSLLAKTEYGVPRVVARVNNPKNEWLFNESWGVDVAVSTPRLMSALVEEAVSVGDLVRLMRFSQGNANLVELTLAADTELVGTRVGDVAWPPDTALVTIIREGRVLVPGKDDTLEGGDELLFVAAQEREEELEELLSAGSGAQ; translated from the coding sequence ATGAGAGTCGCCATTGCCGGAGCCGGCGCGGTCGGCCGCTCGATCGCGGGCGAGCTGCTGGAGAACGGCCACGACGTCCTCCTGATCGACAAGAACCCGAACTCCATCTCGGTCGAGCGGGTCCCGATGGCCGAGTGGCTGCTGGCCGACGCCTGCGAGATCACCTCGCTGGACGAGGCCGCCCTGCAGCGCTGCCACGTGGTGATCGCCGCCACCGGTGACGACAAGGTCAACCTGGTCGTCTCACTGCTGGCCAAGACCGAGTACGGGGTGCCCCGGGTGGTCGCCCGGGTGAACAACCCGAAGAACGAGTGGCTGTTCAACGAGTCCTGGGGCGTGGACGTCGCCGTCTCCACCCCGCGCCTGATGTCGGCGCTGGTCGAGGAGGCCGTGAGCGTCGGCGACCTGGTCCGCCTGATGCGGTTCAGCCAGGGCAACGCCAACCTGGTCGAGCTGACCCTGGCGGCCGACACCGAGCTGGTCGGCACCCGGGTCGGGGACGTGGCCTGGCCGCCGGACACCGCGCTGGTGACCATCATCCGCGAGGGCCGGGTGCTGGTGCCGGGCAAGGACGACACCCTGGAGGGCGGCGACGAGCTGCTCTTCGTGGCGGCCCAGGAGCGCGAGGAGGAGCTCGAGGAGCTCCTGTCGGCGGGCTCCGGCGCCCAGTAG
- a CDS encoding APC family permease produces the protein MPADLPKRILIGRALRSDKLGETLLPKRIALPVFASDALSSVAYAPEEILLTLSVAGVSAIHFSWQIGIVVAVVMLAVVASYRQNVHAYPSGGGDYEVATVNHGPNSGLVVASALMVDYVLTVAVSTTSGVANVVSAVPSLRGHEMGISITLVILLMGMNLRGVRESGGAFAVPTYAFMFGITGMIGYGLVRDVFFGSDMPAESAGFQLQALPGDEGLAGFALVFLLLKAFSSGCAALTGVEAISNGVPAFRKPKSKNAATTLLMMAVFAVVMFMGIIYLARLTGAQMAEEPSQLVGAPADYHQKTALAQISEAVFSNFTPGFYFIAAVTGLILVLAANTAFNGFPVLGSILAQDRYLPRQLHTRGDRLAFSNGIILLAGAAILFIVAFNADPTRLIQLYIVGVFVSFNMSQSGMIRHWTRLLRTEQDSKKRAQMQRSRAINAFGLVMTMAVLIVVLATKIGHAWIAIAAMVVLFVMMKAIRKHYDRVSRELVAAEEPDDVVLPTRVHAIVLVSKLHKPALRALAYARLTRAHTLEAVTVNVDPSDTEALRREWDERGIEVPLKVLDSPFREVTGPVLDYVKNLRRSSPRDVVAVYIPEYVVGHWYEHLLHNQSALRLKGRLLFKPGVMVTSVPWQLESSERRKPQKAWSAPGAVRRGEPRPQRVESRTSASASNASNPSKDADS, from the coding sequence ATGCCTGCTGACCTACCGAAACGCATTCTGATCGGCCGCGCACTGCGCAGCGACAAGCTCGGGGAGACCCTGCTCCCCAAGCGGATCGCCCTGCCGGTGTTCGCCTCCGACGCCCTCTCCTCCGTGGCGTACGCGCCCGAGGAGATCCTGCTCACCCTGTCGGTGGCGGGTGTCTCGGCGATCCACTTCTCCTGGCAGATCGGCATCGTGGTCGCCGTCGTGATGCTCGCGGTGGTCGCCTCGTACCGGCAGAACGTGCACGCGTACCCGAGCGGCGGTGGCGACTACGAGGTCGCCACCGTCAACCACGGGCCGAACTCCGGCTTGGTGGTGGCCAGTGCCCTGATGGTCGACTACGTGCTCACCGTGGCGGTGTCGACCACCTCGGGCGTGGCCAACGTGGTGTCCGCGGTGCCGTCGCTGCGCGGGCACGAGATGGGCATCTCGATCACCCTGGTGATCCTGCTGATGGGGATGAACCTGCGCGGGGTCCGGGAGTCCGGCGGCGCGTTCGCGGTGCCGACGTACGCGTTCATGTTCGGCATCACGGGCATGATCGGCTACGGCCTGGTCCGGGACGTGTTCTTCGGTTCCGACATGCCGGCCGAGAGCGCCGGGTTCCAGCTGCAGGCGCTGCCGGGTGACGAGGGGCTGGCCGGGTTCGCGCTGGTGTTCCTGCTGCTCAAGGCGTTCTCCTCGGGCTGTGCCGCGCTGACCGGGGTCGAGGCGATCAGCAACGGTGTGCCCGCCTTCCGCAAGCCGAAGAGCAAGAACGCCGCGACCACGCTGCTGATGATGGCGGTCTTCGCGGTCGTGATGTTCATGGGCATCATCTACCTGGCCCGGCTGACCGGCGCCCAGATGGCGGAGGAGCCGAGCCAGCTGGTCGGCGCCCCGGCGGACTACCACCAGAAGACCGCGCTGGCGCAGATCAGCGAGGCGGTGTTCTCCAACTTCACCCCGGGCTTCTACTTCATCGCCGCCGTCACCGGGCTGATCCTGGTGCTGGCCGCGAACACCGCCTTCAACGGCTTCCCGGTGCTCGGCTCGATCCTGGCGCAGGACCGCTACCTGCCCCGGCAGCTGCACACCCGCGGTGACCGGCTGGCGTTCTCCAACGGCATCATCCTGCTGGCGGGCGCGGCGATCCTGTTCATCGTGGCGTTCAACGCCGACCCGACCCGGCTGATCCAGCTGTACATCGTCGGCGTCTTCGTCTCCTTCAACATGAGCCAGTCCGGCATGATCCGGCACTGGACCAGGCTGCTGCGCACCGAGCAGGACTCGAAGAAGCGCGCGCAGATGCAGCGCAGCCGGGCGATCAACGCCTTCGGCCTGGTGATGACCATGGCGGTGCTGATCGTGGTGCTGGCCACCAAGATCGGCCATGCCTGGATCGCGATCGCCGCGATGGTGGTGCTGTTCGTGATGATGAAGGCGATCCGCAAGCACTACGACCGGGTCTCCCGCGAGCTGGTCGCCGCCGAGGAGCCGGACGACGTGGTGCTGCCCACCCGGGTGCACGCCATCGTGCTGGTCTCCAAGCTGCACAAGCCCGCCCTGCGCGCGCTGGCGTACGCCCGGCTGACCCGGGCGCACACCCTGGAGGCGGTCACCGTCAACGTGGACCCCTCGGACACCGAGGCGCTCCGCCGCGAGTGGGACGAGCGCGGCATCGAGGTGCCGCTCAAGGTGCTGGACTCGCCGTTCCGCGAGGTCACCGGGCCGGTGCTGGACTACGTGAAGAACCTGCGCCGCAGCAGCCCGCGCGACGTGGTCGCGGTCTACATCCCCGAGTACGTGGTCGGGCACTGGTACGAGCACCTGCTGCACAACCAGAGCGCACTGCGGCTCAAGGGACGGCTGCTGTTCAAGCCCGGAGTGATGGTGACCTCCGTACCCTGGCAGTTGGAGTCCTCCGAACGGCGCAAGCCGCAGAAGGCCTGGTCCGCTCCCGGCGCCGTCCGGCGCGGTGAGCCCCGGCCGCAGCGCGTAGAGTCGAGGACTTCCGCATCCGCCAGTAACGCCAGCAACCCCAGCAAGGACGCCGACTCGTGA
- a CDS encoding potassium channel family protein — MHIVIMGCGRVGSALARALEKQGHSVAVVDQDPTAFRRLGSGFNGRRVTGVGFDQDTLREAGIEEAGAFAAVSSGDNSNIIAARVARENFGVENVAARIYDPRRAEVYQRLGIPTVATVRWTADQMLRRLLPSGGEPLWQDPSGGVQLAEVAYAPAWVGHKLTALEEASGARIAFLTRLGEGVLPTPQLVVQEGDLVHVMLRRADLDTVEAAFAQGPQEDEH, encoded by the coding sequence GTGCACATCGTCATCATGGGCTGCGGCCGGGTGGGTTCCGCCCTTGCGCGCGCGCTCGAGAAACAGGGTCACTCGGTCGCCGTGGTCGACCAGGACCCGACCGCCTTCCGGCGGCTCGGTTCGGGGTTCAACGGCCGGCGGGTGACCGGGGTCGGCTTCGACCAGGACACCCTGCGCGAGGCCGGCATCGAGGAGGCCGGGGCGTTCGCCGCGGTCTCCAGCGGTGACAACTCGAACATCATCGCCGCCCGGGTCGCCCGGGAGAACTTCGGCGTGGAGAACGTCGCGGCCCGGATCTACGACCCCCGCCGGGCCGAGGTCTACCAGCGCCTGGGCATCCCGACCGTGGCCACCGTCCGGTGGACCGCCGACCAGATGCTGCGCCGGCTGCTGCCCAGCGGCGGCGAGCCGCTCTGGCAGGACCCCAGCGGCGGCGTGCAGCTCGCCGAGGTGGCGTACGCGCCGGCCTGGGTCGGCCACAAGCTGACCGCGCTGGAGGAGGCGTCCGGGGCCCGGATCGCGTTCCTGACCCGGCTGGGCGAGGGCGTCCTGCCGACCCCTCAGCTCGTGGTCCAGGAGGGCGACCTGGTGCACGTGATGCTGCGCCGGGCCGACCTGGACACCGTCGAGGCCGCGTTCGCGCAGGGCCCGCAGGAGGATGAGCACTGA
- a CDS encoding DEAD/DEAH box helicase has product MTSSAPSPLRLGFDETRTKVVLRTDQASYSDLVKLAARYSSGSQRGKLAAEVDLEDFLAHLTLVNEWPDLAAVSFDADLRALAEGSVRDAQAVESRLDAGRQGMEVAGEVSPHEVAPRLGAAWQAPLTEFQTRDIAKLLSIRHGANFSVPGAGKTRTAMAVYAALREEGKVRRLLVVSPKSAYEAWREESEGCFTVPLRISLFERRPDQGAEVLLVNYERLYRYQAELADWMSAVPTLMVLDEAHRMKLGVRGTYGSTCMALGPLAHHRLILTGTPAPNGAKDLESLLSFVWPGHGRRAVDKAVAGGDLVHASKVLRPLFTRTTKKELGLPPVDIRARYVDLPAAHRKLYSALRGEAVGGDLAEQEELARLGKVLVYLMMASTSPALLAKGLDRFEPLPFQVPPLRLPIDSRLSELLRDLPQYETSPKYEAVLRTVAENAREGRKTLVWSTFVRNLTTLGGALAKFNPAIVHGGTADRDEQIRRFRQDPDCMVLLSNPATLGEGISLHHVCHDAIYVDRDFAAGRFLQSLDRIHRLGLTADTHTRITVLVASGTIDEVIHERLGHKLNFMASILDDPSVRELADPEEEVAPWGMDRADLNALMDHLRGPG; this is encoded by the coding sequence GTGACTTCTTCCGCACCATCCCCGCTGCGCCTCGGTTTCGACGAGACCCGGACCAAGGTCGTGCTGAGGACGGATCAGGCGAGCTACTCGGATTTGGTCAAGCTGGCTGCCCGGTACAGCTCCGGCAGCCAGCGGGGGAAGCTCGCCGCCGAGGTCGATCTTGAGGATTTCCTCGCCCATCTGACGCTCGTCAACGAGTGGCCTGACCTGGCGGCAGTCTCCTTCGACGCTGACTTGAGAGCGCTGGCCGAGGGATCGGTGCGGGATGCGCAGGCTGTTGAGAGCCGTCTCGATGCCGGCCGCCAGGGCATGGAAGTGGCGGGCGAGGTCAGCCCGCACGAGGTGGCGCCCCGGCTTGGTGCTGCCTGGCAGGCACCGCTCACCGAGTTCCAGACGCGCGACATCGCGAAGCTGTTGTCGATCAGGCACGGAGCGAACTTCAGCGTGCCCGGGGCGGGCAAGACCCGTACAGCGATGGCGGTTTACGCTGCCCTGCGGGAGGAGGGGAAGGTCAGACGTCTTCTCGTTGTCAGCCCCAAGTCTGCCTATGAGGCATGGCGGGAGGAAAGCGAGGGCTGCTTCACGGTGCCGCTCCGGATCAGCCTGTTCGAGCGCCGGCCGGACCAGGGGGCTGAGGTCCTGCTGGTGAACTACGAGCGGCTCTACCGCTATCAGGCGGAACTCGCGGACTGGATGAGCGCCGTACCTACGCTGATGGTCCTGGACGAGGCGCACCGGATGAAACTCGGAGTAAGAGGCACCTACGGCTCTACGTGCATGGCGCTTGGCCCGCTTGCCCATCACCGGCTGATCCTGACCGGGACACCAGCGCCGAATGGTGCCAAGGATCTTGAGAGTCTGCTCTCCTTCGTCTGGCCTGGCCACGGTCGGCGGGCGGTCGACAAAGCAGTGGCCGGCGGCGATCTGGTGCACGCGAGCAAGGTGCTCCGGCCGCTGTTTACCAGGACAACGAAGAAGGAGCTCGGCCTGCCGCCGGTCGATATCCGGGCTCGTTACGTCGACCTTCCGGCGGCTCACCGCAAGCTGTACTCGGCACTCCGCGGCGAGGCGGTGGGGGGAGACCTCGCCGAGCAGGAGGAGCTCGCCCGGCTCGGAAAGGTACTCGTCTACCTCATGATGGCGAGTACGAGCCCGGCACTGCTGGCCAAGGGGCTGGACCGTTTCGAGCCGCTGCCCTTCCAAGTGCCGCCGCTCAGGCTGCCCATTGACAGCCGGCTGAGTGAACTCCTGCGGGACCTACCGCAGTACGAGACGTCACCGAAGTACGAGGCCGTGCTCAGGACGGTTGCGGAGAATGCTCGAGAAGGGCGCAAGACGCTGGTTTGGTCGACGTTTGTCCGGAACCTCACGACACTCGGCGGGGCGCTTGCCAAGTTCAACCCCGCGATCGTGCACGGCGGAACAGCAGACCGTGACGAGCAGATTCGCAGGTTCCGCCAGGACCCTGACTGCATGGTGCTGTTGTCCAACCCCGCGACGCTGGGAGAGGGGATCAGCCTCCATCACGTCTGCCACGACGCGATCTACGTGGATCGTGACTTCGCGGCAGGCCGCTTCCTGCAGAGTCTTGACCGCATCCACCGACTCGGTCTCACTGCCGACACCCATACGCGGATCACCGTGCTGGTTGCCAGCGGGACGATTGATGAGGTCATTCATGAGCGCCTTGGACACAAGCTGAACTTCATGGCCAGCATCCTGGATGACCCGTCGGTGCGCGAGCTTGCCGATCCGGAAGAGGAGGTGGCCCCGTGGGGGATGGACAGAGCTGATCTCAACGCTCTTATGGACCATCTGAGGGGCCCCGGATGA
- a CDS encoding fic family toxin-antitoxin system, toxin component, giving the protein MKLEVDLSWLLMTAEQYTPGDPQVTDYGSLLASVARHQAEIFDIAVYPEPQDRAAALMHQLIRVPALERTNELFATAVAYSYLVASGCTVATTAREVRSLARAIREGKLGVSGVAERLAGWIVDDPEDEEVSGEDDGEEGEAD; this is encoded by the coding sequence TTGAAGCTTGAGGTAGACCTGTCCTGGCTGCTCATGACAGCCGAGCAGTACACCCCGGGCGACCCGCAGGTGACCGACTACGGTTCGCTGCTCGCCTCGGTTGCCCGGCACCAGGCCGAGATCTTCGACATCGCCGTCTACCCCGAGCCGCAGGACCGCGCCGCGGCCCTGATGCACCAACTGATCCGCGTTCCTGCCCTGGAGCGGACCAACGAGCTGTTCGCCACCGCCGTCGCCTACTCCTACCTGGTGGCCAGCGGCTGCACCGTCGCCACCACCGCCCGCGAGGTACGCAGCCTGGCCCGGGCCATCCGGGAGGGCAAGCTCGGCGTCAGCGGAGTCGCCGAGCGGCTGGCCGGCTGGATCGTCGACGACCCCGAGGACGAGGAGGTCAGCGGCGAGGACGACGGCGAAGAGGGCGAAGCTGATTGA
- a CDS encoding OB-fold nucleic acid binding domain-containing protein yields MSGDNSSEQPQGRFRRMISRLTSSSEELDAEELRQDTAESGCTPIASCGDREVVTVAGTLRTVTLRPRAGVPALEAELFDGSDALDVVWLGRRSIIGIEPGRRLIATGRISHARGRRVLFNPRYELRPAGHGSE; encoded by the coding sequence ATGAGTGGTGACAACAGCAGCGAGCAGCCGCAGGGCCGTTTCCGCCGCATGATCAGCCGCCTCACCTCCTCCTCCGAGGAGCTGGACGCGGAAGAGCTGCGGCAGGACACGGCGGAGTCGGGCTGCACTCCGATCGCCAGCTGCGGGGACCGCGAGGTGGTCACCGTGGCCGGGACCCTGCGCACCGTTACCCTCCGCCCCCGGGCCGGGGTCCCCGCCCTGGAGGCCGAGCTCTTCGACGGCAGTGACGCGCTGGACGTGGTCTGGCTCGGCCGCCGTTCGATCATCGGTATAGAGCCGGGCCGTCGGCTCATCGCGACCGGCCGGATCAGTCACGCACGCGGGCGCCGCGTGCTGTTCAACCCCCGCTACGAACTGCGTCCGGCCGGACACGGGAGCGAGTGA